In a genomic window of Punica granatum isolate Tunisia-2019 chromosome 6, ASM765513v2, whole genome shotgun sequence:
- the LOC116211583 gene encoding pentatricopeptide repeat-containing protein At3g02650, mitochondrial, which yields MWRALARFSLSQFRHVAGKSLSPVTCSGRTLQVVPVESSPAVVSGLLSNGGLARFFSDQSAVHSSDLDPAEDGPAGAVEMASGESDSDQVEDFAAEYGSAGAVEMASGESDDDRMECSRAESREISPEEMENVLSLLQGTADGSLESKLDGMHLPVHEEFVLTVLETPLIAGGNLIRFFKWASSKPSEFQVTRTVAGALVRAVCKGEPLKKEAYVLWDLVREIGEKAKGEAVLDRGILNELLSLFSRLGKGRAALEVLDKFDEFGCVPDSASYYSTVDALCKCNTYELAWPVCERMINSGTLPDGEEVGKVMSWLCKGKLAKSAHDLYSAAKEKGKIPPPSAISLLIVSLSREDKTVKLARENLGDFDEEARRYAIKPFSAVISGLCRSKELDGAKKLLHEMIEAGPPPGNAVFNSVVNGFSKAREMETAMEVKKLMEQRGLKPDLFTYTVIMSGFVSGGEMEAACKLLKEAKKKHKTLSPVMYHTLIRGYCKLEEFDKALELLREMKNFGVKPNTDEYSKLIQSLCLKALDTDTAEKLLEEMKESGLYLNGITRGLVRAVKELQGEELAAEETRIEA from the coding sequence ATGTGGAGAGCACTGGCGAGATTTTCTCTCTCCCAATTTCGACATGTCGCCGGAAAATCGTTATCTCCGGTGACCTGTTCCGGGAGAACCCTCCAAGTGGTCCCCGTCGAATCATCTCCTGCTGTTGTATCTGGGCTCCTCTCTAATGGTGGGCTCGCGAGGTTCTTCTCCGACCAGTCGGCTGTCCACAGCAGCGACCTTGACCCAGCCGAGGATGGTCCCGCCGGGGCCGTGGAAATGGCTTCCGGTGAATCTGACAGTGACCAGGTGGAAGATTTCGCAGCCGAATATGGTTCCGCCGGGGCCGTGGAAATGGCTTCTGGTGAATCTGATGATGACCGGATGGAATGTTCCAGAGCCGAGTCCCGCGAGATCAGCCCGGAGGAAATGGAGAATGTGCTGTCCCTTCTGCAGGGCACTGCTGATGGGTCTCTGGAGTCGAAACTCGACGGAATGCACTTGCCGGTGCATGAGGAGTTCGTGTTGACGGTGCTCGAGACTCCGCTTATCGCCGGTGGGAATCTCATCAGGTTCTTCAAGTGGGCTTCGAGTAAGCCTTCAGAGTTTCAAGTAACCCGCACTGTTGCCGGAGCTCTGGTTCGGGCTGTGTGCAAAGGCGAACCCCTGAAGAAAGAGGCTTACGTGTTGTGGGATTTGGTCCGGGAGATCGGGGAGAAAGCAAAGGGCGAGGCTGTGTTGGATAGGGGAATTCTGAATGAGTTGCTCTCTTTGTTCTCGAGGCTGGGTAAAGGGCGGGCTGCCCTTGAGGTTCTTGacaaattcgatgaatttggATGTGTTCCTGATTCTGCGTCTTATTATTCCACGGTTGATGCGCTGTGTAAGTGCAACACTTATGAACTCGCCTGGCCCGTGTGCGAGAGAATGATTAACTCGGGGACCTTGCCTGACGGGGAGGAAGTCGGGAAGGTCATGTCTTGGCTTTGCAAGGGAAAGCTGGCTAAATCTGCTCATGACCTTTACTCCGCTGCAAAGGAGAAAGGAAAGATCCCTCCTCCCTCCGCCATCAGCCTCTTGATTGTCTCATTGTCCCGGGAGGACAAGACAGTGAAGTTAGCTCGGGAGAATCTGGGTGACTTTGATGAAGAGGCAAGAAGATATGCAATCAAGCCATTTTCGGCAGTTATTAGTGGCTTATGCAGGAGCAAGGAATTGGATGGTGCGAAGAAGTTGTTGCATGAGATGATCGAGGCAGGCCCACCTCCTGGAAACGCGGTGTTTAACTCGGTAGTAAATGGATTTTCGAAGGCCAGAGAGATGGAGACAGCAATGGAGGTGAAGAAGTTAATGGAACAACGGGGTTTGAAGCCCGATTTGTTCACTTATACGGTGATCATGAGCGGCTTTGTGAGTGGTGGAGAGATGGAGGCGGCATGTAAGCTCTTGAAGGAGGCGAAGAAGAAGCACAAGACACTGAGCCCTGTCATGTACCACACGCTCATTAGGGGATACTGCAAGCTCGAGGAGTTCGACAAGGCTTTAGAACTGTTGAGAGAGATGAAGAACTTCGGGGTCAAACCCAACACAGACGAGTACAGTAAGCTGATCCAATCCCTCTGCTTGAAGGCTCTTGACACTGATACAGCTGAGAAGTTGCTGGAGGAAATGAAGGAGAGCGGGTTGTATCTAAATGGGATCACACGCGGTCTCGTAAGGGCTGTGAAAGAACTTCAAGGCGAGGAGTTGGCAGCTGAAGAAACAAGAATAGAAGCTTAG